CAAACACGTTgaagaaatatacaaaaaaGTATCCTCAGCTATAGGTGCCCTCAAACATGTGCGACCCTTTATTCCAAAAGAAACTGCCATTCAAATTTATAACGCTCTGATTTTGCCATATTTCGATTATTGCAGCCCGGTTTGAGACTCTTTGAGTGGCTACCTGAGTGATAAGCTCCAATAATTGCAGAATCGTGCAGCTAgagtaattacaaaattgcctttTGATACGAATTCGAACCACCTTCTAACCACCCTTAACTGGGAGAGGCTATCAATTCGACGAAAGAAAcggaaagccttaatgatgtatAAGACAACGAATGGACATGCcccagattatcttcaacgTCTTTTTACTCAGTATTACTCTAATTACAACCTGAGAAACTCTGAGGGAAAACTGGCTTTGCCAAAACAGAGAACTAATTATTTAAAACGAAGCGGggccacattatggaataacTTGCCCAGTAGCTTAAAGAATGTTGGATCTGTTGATCAATTTAAGCGAAACTTGAAGAAGGTATTCAgcatatcggattcccacacggcaaaaATGTAAAgtaattgtaaatagttttagtttttaacttgtaaagcttaaactgatgattttccgtgtttaaataaaaccTTAGCCATTTTGAAATTGACGTTTAAGGAAATACGGTATCAAAATGGCAAGGGAAAAATTACCTTGTCCACAGCTGGAGCAGTAATTGTAACCTTAAGCAACGGTAGACTTACAGTGTAAACAAAGCATGGTTCTCGTCGCcattaatagagagctttagattctaggacgagaacgactacgaggacgagattttctcatagaacaacagtgagcgcgcgcaaacaaGCGTCATTTGGGCGGGAAAAAggtgatgccgtcgtcattttagtacgaggttttagAAAAATGTCGTCGTTTCAAAACAAGCCACCAACAcagtagcagttttggcatttttcgatcagcaaaaaggctcagttaccagcaataagaataagtGAACAacattaacttcttactaactgagcgcgagggccgtactggggccAGTACGGCCGAGTActcggctcgagctagctcggttagtaagtagtttattatatggctttttaattacctttttctttgtttttgcaagcccgtaatcggcccgtgggcattacgggagagtaatgccctacaattcagtcacaattagccaatcagagcgcgcgttatatcggctacaaacactagccatataataaatactgCTAACAGAGTGAGATTAGTCGTACGGGTTAAATTTTCCAAGTagtttcgctaaaaacgggcagtcaaaactcgtactcgttcttgtcctcgtcctagaatctaaaggtctctaatagTGCAGGTGCGGAAACTTCACAAGTAGAGGCTTCATGTATGACAAATATTCTTTAACGTCTTGCACCGCTGGCTGGAGATGACTGAAGACACCTAGCGTGGTCGATCATTTTGAATTTGCCTTGATGATTTATAATTTGCTGTgtgtgatttgaatttgctgtgagtGATTTGTAATTTGCTGTGGCGgatgatttgaatttgctgtgagtgatttgaaaatgttgtgagtgattttaatttgttgcgagtgatttgaatttgctgtgagcatttggttttcatgtgacagttgtgggccaccgcaAAAAATAGTTAGACACAACCTTACACCTCAATGGAGATGCAGCATTTTGCTTAGTCTTGTTAGACGTCGCTGAGTCTTTctctcgaagagaaatttcgtgtCTCcgtgcggccatgtaatatcctctattgaTCTCTTGAATAGAAGAACTCTCTTTGTTTCccatgtatttatttttttatgaaggTCACGCACCATTCAATTTCCATTGGCTACGGCAACAACATTAGGGAGGTTAAGCAAGAACAACGGCAAACGTCAACGACAGCTTCACTCCAGAATGTAACTTAACACTATCGCAaattttttcgctgttattccGTCTTATTCCACTTGTACAATGCGGTCGAACTATCCTGCAATTGGATGGGAACGAACTGTTTTAAATTATTGGTTCAtggttatatgctcacgttgtcatcaaaaccggtgcagtggtgagaccactcgcttcccaccaatgtggcccgggttcgattcccagagtcggtgtcatatgtgggttgagtttgttggttctttactctgcaccgagaggttttctccgggtactccggttttcccctctccgaaaaaaccaaaatttcatttgatttgcgttaacttgttaatttcaatttacagtttctCCGATTAGTGCTCtgcagcgctagaagattagacacttaaataaagtgtgcactattgagttatggtgcacgcggaggttgctaagcacgagagaagcgtaagagtcgctcgactgaggcgatagccgagagcgactctagcttctttaGTGCTTAGCTTGCTATAGAGGTAGTGGAACGCACACTGAAGACACACACAACACTCACTCGGAACACTTCAACAAACACACAATGAAATGTGGGTCTCACTGAGACCTACCAACTCCGCAGTTCAAGCGCATGaaaatttcctattttttttctaTCAAAAATTAAAGGTGTTACTATGGTAAGGCTAATATTATATTTGTAAATTGGTGGCTTGTCAATATGATTGCAATATGATTGCAATTTGGCTTGTCAATATGATTCAAGAAaatttagcctgcgtagcaagcgttcctgctcgaaagaagagctcccaaacgattttctgcaaactggcCGCGTGAACGTTGAGgaaagagactgagggaacacTTGCAAGAGGACCCccaatttttgaaaaacgcccgCCTTTTCTTGACACTCGCTGATTGACGTCTCATTAagaaattagccaataacagtAACCTTGTTTACACATGTTGACTTCCGTCAAAACGAGCGATCAATGCAGAATTTGTcagtgtgattttaaagttaaatttgtaacggcaaCTTCTCAGCCGGGTAAGACTGGTACAGAGTTCAATGGTTAGTGAGGCCGCTAAATGCCAAACTCCACCAAAGcagaccatgaaaccattcaaagAGGTTTCAGTTTCGATTTTTAACTAGCGgcgatttcagtgcgacttgctggcCTTTTTTTGGTGCAAAGTGGTTGACGAAATGAATCGAACTCGGTTGTTTGATAATCCAtagtacgtttttggtcaaatcgtcacgaaatcgtagatgaaatagcaacaaaaaaatgctcaaaaaaatcgcatgactgtgcaaaggagccgctttcttctcacaatgAGGGAAgatttcattaacaaggcagcTGCGTAATTGCCGTCATCTTGTCAGGCTCAATTCATGATATAAGActgaggccccgtccacacgaagacgattgtaaacgcaaacgctagtaaacgcatatttttatctccgtccacacgaagacgatcatCGCTTACGTAGCGTTTTCACCCGTCCACACGAAAACGCTTGTAAACGCATGAAACGATGTCATACACCGAACGCGCATGCGCTATCGATTTGAGATATCGATCTGACgtcagcgttttcacaacatttacgaaaatatacgtttacggccgtccacacgaagacgcataaacatcatgacaaacatcaatgattgtgactgtgccgcaccaatcagaagacCCCGTTCGTGGgccaaaaatagggggtctccttgcaagcgttccctccgtctcttgccccaactttcgcacGGCCAGTTTGTGGAAAATCGTTTGGGAGCTCTTGTTTCAAActggaacgcttgctacgcaggctaaagaaaatataatttttacttTTTCTTGCCTTGTCGAAGGAAAGAGTTCTTGTCTTTGATTTTTGTTTAAGAGCGAAGTAAATATTTCGCTCAAATCCAAGCAACCAACAAAGCTTAGTTATTGCTTTGCCCAATCAGCGCTAGGGTTGTTATCATGTATTTATTAACCAATtagaattattgttttatttgtcCCGTCAGGTCTGTCGGTAGCGTGCTTTTCGCTTGTtatccaaaataaaaattaaggaGAATAAAGACAACAAACGAAGAAGCGGTTGTTACTGGTTAAGGTTACGGATGGAAGGGAAAAAACAAAGCATGAAATGCGGTTTGCGGTGTCAGGCTTATGAAGCAAACTTGATGCTATCGATGTTGTTCTCCTTTTACCAAATATTGCTTTGAAAACGTCTGAGACCGATACGACTTTTGACCAAGTGGAAATCAAAGAGCCGCAATTCTGTGTGTGTGTTTTTCTTGTTCTAGCAGATGTGATGTAGTGGCAAAATATCCGCGAAATTGGCTGAATAGAACGTTTTCAACCAACTTCtggagacaccaataacaatagagaaatgtacgacttctgttGGACggacaaaagaagctaatgagagatctctTGTTtctgtccaccaacatggcggcgatgacgtcacgtgaaaacctcctatatcGCACATATCATCCTCCTTTTCATTATGGAAATGAGATGGCATCATGGTTTTCTTCACCAGTACGTAGCACAAAATACTTCATCGCCCAAGAATGTTGTTTGTCAGCCGTGAAGCAATTACTTCATCAAGATCAGTGGCTCTGATGATACGCCGCTTGGTTACCTCGCTTGGGTGAGTCACTAAGGTGCTTTTATTTGATCTACCTAGGACAGATTGACTTGACAGAAAACAAACGGGGAAAACCACATCAACTAATTTAGAATACGTGAAAAAATGGTTTCCCAGAAGCAAATCGCCCCTCTTATATTTTTCACGTCTTTCTCTTTGCTTTCAATGCTGTATTGAGATGCTTTTTATGTTTTGTAAACAATATTTCGATTTACATACTCCATGCCTGTCTTAGTTCTTCCCAAAAGgcagtgaaaaaaaattgtcatcatTTCTTTTGGCAGTAAATAAGACAAGATGTTTGCCAATTTTATGGCCAGCTTCTTTCATagagcaatttttttaaatataaatttcCACTGATAGTCTAGTGTAGCGTGGTGAGATTTGGCACAGTTCAGGGATCATGGTCACTTGATCTCTTGGTTTAAATGTAAAGGAAGTTGACCttaaacaaactgaatttactCAGCCATATACGCACTGAATATTTGATTTCCAGGGGAGTCGATACACGATTCCTTCAAGTGGTTCACATTAGATCATGGTTCGACTTCGTGAGAGAGCTTAAAATGTGGCTGCAATGTTTGGGTGCTTTAGCAACCTTGGAGATGAACAGGTGGAGAGTACAAATGAGGCTTTCAAACAATGCTTTTTGCACTGTTTAAGTTTTCGCACGCAGAGCAGAACGTTTCTAAATCTAATAATATTTGGTAAATCCTAGGGAATTTTACAGCTTCAGACTTACTACAAAAAAAGCGAAGGTGTTCAAAAGGTATGGAATTTTTACTCACAACCTTGTCCTTAGTACGGTCTCTCAGCAAAGATCAGGGCTCGCGCTAACTTGTCAATATTAGCTGGTATTTCATGGTACCCATTTCAAGCCCGATATCAGTGTTATAACACCATTGTGGGATCTCCCCGGGACACGAAGAGAGCAATGTCAAAACTAAATTGTTTTTCGAAAACTGACATTTATGAGtgataatttgcatttttgcttTTGCCTTGTAAAAAGGACTATGTTgttatatttttgaaagtgttgTAGTGTGTCGAGTCTAACAAGCCTCGCTGAACAAGCCCTACTCATTCTGACGTATTATaaattttttaatcatttcccaACATTAGTAAGTTCAATGCTCTTTAACTCAATTTCTGAAGTTTTCTCTATTCTTAACAAAGattttttcttcgttttctgTCACTGTGGCTCTGCTGTAGCTTTCGTTGATCCATCTTCGATTTACTGATGAGTGCAAACAACTGTAAGAAAATTCATTAAGATAACCAACTTAGCTTTGTGATATTTACTTTATTGCAGCTCAATAGTGATAGGCTGGATTGTGTCGGTCAATCTGCCAAATATAAAATCTCTTCCTTTTCCGACTGCAACAATCTTAAggaattttaaattaaatccGATGAAACCATCGgcaaatttttttgcttttattttctagGCCATTTTGCGTAGtttcattttcataattatTCATGTAAAAATTGTAGAACCCTAGATATTTTATAAGTATCCATTATCCATAGTTATCCCTTAGGCGATTTCACTGAAATTGATTCCGAGAAAGAAAATTGTCATCTTGAAGTTGGTCTCGGGTACCAGTTACACGGATTACTTACGCTTGGATTTGCTTGAATGGagagaaattaattttatttacaatctcGAAGTTTCCCAGCTAATTCCAAGAGGGCCGAGAGATAGATACAAGGTTTCAAGCAAAAACGATGAAACAccttccattaaaaaaaaaacccagattATTATTTCTGAATGCAACACGTTGCAGCTAATGTACTCAGCGCTTCACAAATTGCAGGTAGTAGATGAACTCATTATCAAGGAGACTACTTATATATGTCCTTGAACAAGCCCTTTCCTTCCTCGAGGCCGTCTTCAAGGACAAAAAAATGTCCTGGATTTAGACCTTGTCTACTATTATTACATTCAATGGGTATATCCCAGCAGTAAAATGGATAAAGGGAAGCTATTGACGTGTATCATGTTTTAGATATACTTTAAAATGGTCAACCTTGTGCATGCCTTGTACTGTGGTCGCTCGTTTTCTCAGGTTCTTCCTCTCTCctaaaattaaataacactttaaaaaataaagacaACGAAATTGGCAAGAACACAGAACATTTGAATCTCAACTTGAGGAGACTTTATGTGATAGCCATCATAAGAAGATGCATGTAATTACCTTAAATAGCTCAATTGGAAAAGCTACATACAAGCTTCGTGACTTGGTGAAAGGTGGCTTATCTGGTAAACCGTAAGAGCAAATTAGTGAGAATCTAGTTCGTAAGTATTAACTAGATAGTAAGTAGTAAGTATCTAGGCAAAGTCAGAAATTCTACCAAGATCAAATCGTCTATACACATAACGCATGACCATTAGGTGTTGGAGATGGGTTGCCTAGGGCTGCCaaatgaagaaccttcgctttGTACAAACTCAGATTTTACCCCTACTTGTCCAGTTACAGACCTCTATACTTCTAATCAACgcttaatatttttaattttcttgttttgcagCCTGTAAAGTAAAAACACGAGAGAAAAGGTTAAATTTTGAGCTAATGCCAACGGAAGCACTGAACCGTGTGTACCTTTTCCAACAAGCGACTGTTGCTGACTTAACGTTTCCGCACGGTGAGGCTCAGCATGAGTGAAAGTGTTAAAGTTATCGTTCGGTGTCGACCACTAAATGAGAAAGAGCGGGAAATGAATACGAGATTTGTAATAGAAACAAACTCTTCACTCCATCAGTGTAGCATTAAAAAACGGGCAGATGACGAAAAGTCTTTCAAGACTTTCACCTTCGACGGAGTTTATGGGATTGCTAGCAGCACGGAGAAAATCTATTCTGAGATCGTACGCCCAATTGTAAATGGCATAATGGAAGGATATAACGGGACGGTATTTGCTTACGGGCAAACATCGTGTGGAAAAACATTTACCATGGAGGGCATTCAAAGCCCTGCAGCACACAGAGGTATCATTCCTCGTTGTTGTGAGCATATTTTCAACGGCACTCGCCGGCAAAGTGTAGGAAAACAAGCCAAGTATATTTTGCGTGTCTCATACCTGGAAATATACAATGAAGAAATAAGGGACTTGCTTGTGAAGCAGAGCAAGTGCAAACCAGAAATCAAGGAACACCCCGACAAGGGAATTTATGTCAAAGGATTATCCAGTATAACTGTTGATAATTATTCCGATATGCAGCACATTTTAGAATCGGGAGGAAGAAATCGATCAGTAGGTGCGACCTTACTGAATGTGGATTCATCAAGGTCGCATTCCATTTTCACAATAGACCTCGAGGCATGTTTTCGCGCTTCTCAAGCAGAAAAAGAAGTCTATCGGACAGGCAAACTCAACCTCGTGGACCTTGCTGGTAGTGAGCGTCAAAGTAAGTCAGGAAGTAGTGGTGAACGCTTCAAAGAATCAACGAAAATAAACTTGTCTTTATCGGTTCTTGGAAATGTTATCTCTGCTTTGGTGGATAGGAAGTCAAAACACGTGCCTTATCGCGACTCCAAACTTACAAGGCTTTTGCAAGACTCGCTTGGCGGAAATTCCAAGACGCTAATGGTGGCTTGTGTCAGTCCAGGGGAGAATAATTACGAGGAAACGCTAAGTACACTGAGATACGCAAAGCGTGCAAAGGATATAACGAACAAGCCAAAGATCAATGAAGATCTAAAGGACACAATTATTAAAAGATATCATGATGAAATTCAACAGCTTAAGAGAATTATTGCCCAAGAAATTCCAGTTCCCAGGCAACTTCTCAGTGAGATTCAAGGTAGGAAATGCTTGTATAATGCCCAACAATGCACTTCCAAGGGCGCCTCGCCAGTAATTTAACCTGGATGTCCATACTGCTCGGCTAATACAATAAAACCAATCCGACACTGAACCAACCACGCTGTCAACACGCTACAAGTTGGCCTTGTACTTGTTCGCTCCAAGAAGACAACCTGACATTTTTGCGATAAGAGGCACCTCATCACTTCTTCCGTGTCAATGTATAATGCATgtcccccctccctccccccggAGAAAGTTATTAATCATAATCGGATAGGGATAGGACATATTGGAACGCCGCTGCTGGGTGGTCTTGTACTAGATAGCTCCTAAGAGACGCACTTTTTCTGCAATTAGAATCACCTCGCTACTCCCTGGTCGGTCGATAATGTATGACCGGATCCCCCTGGAAGGGAAATTAGTTGTCAGCTATAGTGGGAATGAGCTTCAAATGAGGATGGTCAACCGATTCCTATTTCGATACCGACTCACAATGTGCTTGAGCTCGGAAATGAAAAAAAGGGGTGATTGTGTCCATGGAGGTAGAAAAGTACAAGGTTTCTCCGAATCTGTGTTGACTCACGTTATTGGTTCACTGGACGAGTGGTTaacccttttttttaattttttaaatttattttcccAACTGTTTCGCAGAAAACCACTGTTAATAGCCATCCAAATGGGATTGGGTTTGCAATCCTACATAaatgaggcaatcagttgtttctattctattctatatTAATTGTGCTTGTTAGAAAAGGGAACAAATTTCATTTACTTGTAAATTGCTATGGCATCGGCACCTGCCCTGTGGCAAACAGAAAACACAACACGCCCCGGGCTACTTTACAACAACTGCCTAAGTTGTTTCATTGCCTTCGATGATATTTTTTCCTTAAAGAAAAACATGTGTTGTGCTGGCACGGTTTCCGAAGCTTCTATTGCAACTCAACGGAGTCCTGTATTGTATGGTATTTAATCGGTAGTATTACTTAACGTATTTAGCAGTTGCGTCGCCAGACAGGAAATAATAAGTGTTTCGCCGTTAGGAGGCATCTTTTTTGCATCatgcttttttaatttcagagATAAAAAATGAATCTGTCGATACAATTTTGAGCTTTCATCAGGCACGAACACGAAGGTGTGAGAAGACGGAAAAAATGCAAACGAatcaatcagaaaggacgggtGTAATTGCGGAATATCAAACAAGACTTGTTGAGACCCAAAAACTGCACATAAGGGCTTGCCAAGAGTCAACCACACTTAAAAGGGAACTTGATGAACTAAAAACACAGCTTCAAATCCAGCAGAGAAAACTTGATTACGAGGCAAGGAAAAGCATCCTCGAAGAACACAAGACCGCGTTAATGATGTTAAGAAGCCGACGGACTGCAGAGGGAGCAAACATATTGCACACTGGGAATGAGCTGAGAGAAATAAATGACACTGCATCATGTCGACGGGAACAAGAAGATAGACATGCATCACCTGTAGAAATGTCATCGGTTGTAACGTTACCAAGGATGCTGACACCTGAACCTTCTAAGGAATCAGCTTTCGGTCGAGAAGAAGTGGTAACGGAGATTCCAACAGGGGTAGACATGACACCTCTTCCTGAATTGACCCTTGAGCCAGATATACCTTGTATGGTTTCGGTTGGTACATCAACTGATGATTTATTCGAATTAAAAATTGACGTCCAGTTACCAAATGAGTATGAAGGAGATATAGAGGGATGGCATATTCGCGAAAATATGCTTTGTCGTGGAGATGCCGAAGGACGCTCTAGAAGCGTGTCACCGTATACCGCGGAAAAGAATTACGCTGGCAAACAAGAGTGCAAAGGAAAGAGCGGGTTTTTATTGGATGAAGAGGTAAGAGAAAGGTAAAGTTTTATAAAGTTGAGTACTCTTCTTCTGGATGACTGACTGAATGAAAATACAGCAATCTTGGGTTTATGATCAATGTATCCTGttatttttcacttttcttACATGAAAAGTGACACAATTCTAGTCAAATTTGGCAGAACTGGGCAGGCAGACGTTTTTGGATGAACTTTAATTGGTTTATGTCGTAACTTAGtgaaggcccagtaatacgggcgacatttttcgtgcaacttgtcgcgcaacaatgttgcgttacAAGTTGAGATGGTTCAGTTGCACGTATTACCACCCtgttgcgcaacaaattttcatgttgcgcaagaaggtggtaatacgcgcaacaaaccatcacAACTTGCAACACAACATTGTTGcacgacaagttgcacgaaaaatgttgcccgtattactgggcctttacGCGGTAAAGGAAATCGAGTAAACGAAATATTAACGATAACTGCATGGAATTCACTTTTGCTGTAAACAC
The Montipora capricornis isolate CH-2021 chromosome 10, ASM3666992v2, whole genome shotgun sequence genome window above contains:
- the LOC138021334 gene encoding kinesin-like protein KIF17; this encodes MSESVKVIVRCRPLNEKEREMNTRFVIETNSSLHQCSIKKRADDEKSFKTFTFDGVYGIASSTEKIYSEIVRPIVNGIMEGYNGTVFAYGQTSCGKTFTMEGIQSPAAHRGIIPRCCEHIFNGTRRQSVGKQAKYILRVSYLEIYNEEIRDLLVKQSKCKPEIKEHPDKGIYVKGLSSITVDNYSDMQHILESGGRNRSVGATLLNVDSSRSHSIFTIDLEACFRASQAEKEVYRTGKLNLVDLAGSERQSKSGSSGERFKESTKINLSLSVLGNVISALVDRKSKHVPYRDSKLTRLLQDSLGGNSKTLMVACVSPGENNYEETLSTLRYAKRAKDITNKPKINEDLKDTIIKRYHDEIQQLKRIIAQEIPVPRQLLSEIQEIKNESVDTILSFHQARTRRCEKTEKMQTNQSERTGVIAEYQTRLVETQKLHIRACQESTTLKRELDELKTQLQIQQRKLDYEARKSILEEHKTALMMLRSRRTAEGANILHTGNELREINDTASCRREQEDRHASPVEMSSVVTLPRMLTPEPSKESAFGREEVVTEIPTGVDMTPLPELTLEPDIPCMVSVGTSTDDLFELKIDVQLPNEYEGDIEGWHIRENMLCRGDAEGRSRSVSPYTAEKNYAGKQECKGKSGFLLDEEGPADFGLCCLCPERSFFGERLDGFFKR